Genomic window (Verrucomicrobiota bacterium):
TTTTGCCTGGGGCTGCGTTGCTCCTCGGTCACAGCCCCACTGGCGGGGGATGCTCGCTCGTCGCGCCTTGCCCCAGGCCAAATTGGGCGCAACGAACGTGAGCGTATTTACGAAACGGACCACTAAGACTCATTCATACTCGTATTTCACAATCCAGGGATCGCGGGTGCGTTGCTGAAAGGCTTTGAGCTTCTCACTCAGTTCCTTGAACACGGCCTGGGCTTCGGGTTTGTCCGCCAGGTTTCGAATCTCGTGCGGGTCGGTCTCCAAATCGTAAAGCTCGTAGCGCGGGCGCTGGATGAAATCTCCAATCCGGCGCTGGCCGTAAACGCCCCGGCCGCTCTTGAGCGCCGCTTGCCAGGTCGTTGAGTCGAACAGGTCCGAGGCAAAAGGGAACGGCAACGGATGCGCCAGATTCAGAATGAGCTTGTAGCGTTCGGTGCGGATCACGCGCATCGGGTAGTACATCGTGATTTCGTGGAAGGTGTGAGAAGCAAAGACTTCGTTCCAACCGCCGGGCTTCTCCTGTTCGAGCGTCGCCGCGAACGAACGTCCGTGAAAGGCGTAGCGCGTCGCCGGCTGCTTTCGGGGTGCTGCGACCTCCGGATTCCCCGCCACCAACGGCGGCGCCAGCACTTCCTTGATGCCGGCGAAATCCAGAATCGTCGGCGTCAGGTCCACCCACGAAACCATGGCATCGCTGACGAGGCCGCGTTTCGTCGCGAACGGATTGCGAACCACCAGCGGCAGCCGCATGCCCGGCTCGTAAAGCGTCGTCTTGGAACCCGGAAACGCGGCGCCGTTGTCTGAAGTGTAGATGAGGATCGTGCGGTCGTACTCGCCGCTCTGCTTCAACACTTCGATCAATCGGCCGAGGCCCTGGTCCACGCGCGAGACGGATTGATAATATTCGGCAAGTTCGGCGCGACTCTCCGGCGTGTCAGGCAGCCACGGCGGAACGCGGATCTGCTTCGAATCGTAAGCGGTTTCCTGGACACCCTCGTAACGCCGACCATTGCCGAAGGCGTCGGGTTGATGGGGGTTATCCTCGCGTCGGTCGCCGCTGCGATGCGGATCCGCCGTGCAAAAGTAGAGGAAGAACGGCGCGTCGGTGCGGCTGACGAACTCGCGGCATCTCTCGGCCATGCCGACCGGATTGCGCGCGCCGCCCGGATTGCCTCCGAGGATGGTCTGGAACTTATAGACTTCCTCCGGTTGGACGTGGAACTTGCCAATGCGCCCGATGCGATACCCGTTCTCCGCGAGAATGACCGGCAGTGATTTGACGGAGTTGTAGGTGTAGAAGTGGTGAAAACTGTGTTGGTGGCCGAACTGTCCGTTGGCGTGGTTGTGCAGGCCGCTCAGAATCACGGACCGGCTGGCACTGCAACTAGCCGTCGTGCAAAACGCCCGCGTGTAGCGCGTGCCTTCGCCGGCCAGGCGATCGAGGTTCGGCGTCTGAATGATCTTGTTTCCGTAGCAACCGGCATCCTGTCCGTGATCATCGGCCACGAACAGAATGATGTTCGGCGGCCTCGACGCGGGCGCCGCCGCCGTCGCATCGATCAAGCCCAGGGCAAAGCAGATGAGAAACGCGTGGAGCAGAGAGTCGGTCTTCATGGTGTGTCAACTGAAACGGTTCAGGGAACGCGTCCCTTCAGTTTTAAGGTGGGGCGAGGCTCCGCCGAGCCAATGCCATCGAAGAAAAGCTCGGCAGGAGCCTCGCTCCACCGACTGCGGAGTTCCACCTGAACACTGACAACTGATATTTGACCACTGAATACTGATTACTGATTACTTGCCGCGGGCTGCAAGGCGCCGTCCCGCAACTCGAAGACGCGGCGCATTCGATGAGCCAGGTCGAGCGCGTGCGTCACCAGGATCAACGCCACCCCCGTCTCCTGATTCAATTCCACCAGCAATTGCGCCAAGTTTTGGGCGGAGGCCCGATCCAGCGCGCCGGTGGGTTCGTCGGCCAGGAGCAGATGGGGCTGGTTGATCAAGGCGCGAACAACCGCGACGCGCTGCCGTTCGCCGCCGGAAAGTTCTCCAGGCCGATGGGAAAACCTTTCGCCCAGGCCAACTCGTTGCAGGAGTTGGCGCGCGCGACCCTCGGCGGTGTTGCGGATTCCGGTGTCTTTGCTGGCCAGCGTGGGCACGAGCACGTTTTCGAGAACCGAACATTGGGGGAGCAAATGATGCGCCTGGAAAATGAAGCCGATCTGGCGGTTGCGAATCTGAGCGAGGCGATCCTCATCCAGCGCGCTCAAATCCTCCCCTTCCAGCAGCACGCGCCCGTCCGTGGGCTTGTCCAGGGTGCCGATGATATTGAGCAGCGTGCTTTTGCCGGAACCGGAAGGACCGATGATCGCGACCGAGTCGCCCGACGCGACCGTCAGGCGAACGTCCTTCAAAATCGGCAGGGGCGCTTCTCCGCCGGGTGAATCGTAACGTTTCGTGACCTTTTCGAGGTCGAGCAGTGCGGGCATGGTGGTCATGCAAAATCAGTCGAAAACTAAAAGCGCACCAGTCTTTCGAGGAGCTTCACCCGCTGGTCGATGGCCTTGCGATTGATCGCCGTGGTGCGCTCGAGGCCGAAACCTTCGCAGCAAAACGATGCCACGGCAGTGCCGTAGATGATCGCGCCCCGGAGATTGGCTTCGATTGGGCCGGGCCGGCTCGCGAGATAGCCGATCAATCCACCCACGAAAGAATCCCCGGCCCCGGTGGGATCGACTAACTTCTTCAGGGGAAACGCAGGCGCCAAAAAGAAGCCTCGATGTGACGACAGGAACGAGCCGTGTTCGCCCTTTTTGACGATCACGTGCCTGGGACCCAGGCGGTGAATCTTTTCGACGGCGGAAATCACATTATCATCGCCCGTCAGCAAACGCGCTTCGCTGTCGTTGAGGACGAGCGCATCGATCCGGCGCAGCAACCGGAGCAGGTCGTCTTTGGCGATGTTGAGCCAGAGGTCCATGGTGTCGGCGATGACAAACCTGGGCTTGCGCATCTGATCGAGCACCCGGTGCTGGAGGGATGGCGCGATGTTCGCGAGCAACACGAATCGGACATTCCGCATCGATTCGGGCAGTTCGGGGCTGAATTTCTCGAAGACGCCGAGTTCGGTCTTTAACGTCCGGCGGTTGTTCATGTTCACTTCGTATTCCCCGGCCCAGTGAAAAGTCTTGCCCGGCTCGATCTGTAGTCCCTCCAGATTGATTCCGTGCCGGCGGTAGAGATTGAGGTAGGCCTGTGGGAAGTCGTCCCCCACCACGCCGACCAGGTGTACCGGCGAAAAGAAACTCGCCGCGACACTCGCATGGCTGGCCGACCCGCCCAACAAGCGCGGGCGTTTCCCTTTGGGAGTGAAGATTGAATCCAGTGCTGTTGAACCAACAATCAAGACGCTCATTGCGATGCATTAAGCGGGGAATCCCGGGCGCTGTCCAGTCCATGCAATCGTGACAAACTTCTCGGCGGATGACATTCAGTGAACGGACAACTTTGTGTTGCATAGGCAACACAAAGTTGTCCGTTGAGGCGGCGGGTTGGATAGGATCATCCGGGCTGACAATCGAGCTGGCGCTTGAACTGAAGGCACGCATCCGCAATGTCTGGGGCTTGGAGGATCGCGGACACGACACAAATCCGGCGCGCGCCGGCCTCCAAAACGCTGCCGAGATTGCCCAGGTTGATTCCGCCAATTGCGAACCAGGGCAACGTCAGATTGTGGGCCGCCCACCGGACAAGCTCCAACGTCACCGGTTCCGCGGTTGGTTTGGTCCCGGTTCGGAACACCGGGCCGACGGCTACATAGTCCGCTCCGGCCGCGACGGCACGGTTCGCCTGGCTGGGGGAGTGGCTGCTAAGGCCAAGTCTCAAAGGATCCCGAAGCGTTGGCCAGGCGGAGCGATGCACATGGCTCGCCTCAAAGAAATCTTCCTGGCCCAAATGGCAAACTTGGGCGCCGACCGATTGGGCGAGTTCAGGAAAGTCATTGATTACAAGCCCAACTCCGGCGCGGCTTGTGATGGGGAGGATTCTCTCCGCGACCCGGCGCACCTCAGGCTCGGTCAGGTTCTTGGCACGAAGCTGAATCAGATCGCTCCCTCCCTGGCAAAGCCGTTCCGCAACCGTCTCCGGAGGCCTATTCGCGAGATAAGCCAGATCGACGAAGGTATAGAGAAAGCACTCGTTTAGGGGCTTCATCCCGGCGACAGTCGGCAGGGCGAGTCTGTCCGCAGCGCGCCGCCTCCAACGTGTTCCCAATACGTCGGACACGGCTCGCCGGGACGGACTCGCCCTGCCGTGGAAACGTTCGCCATCATTTGCGGTTCATTGGAGCCCTACGCCTTCTCCTCGATAAGTTCCCGCCGTGCCCCGCCCAGAAGTTGATCGATGAAGTTCGTCGAATACACGCCGCGGCGGAAATTGGGATCCTGAAGAATGGCCTGCTCAAACGGGATCGTGGTCTTAACCCCGGTAATGATATACTCACTCAGCGCCCGGCTCATGCGGTCCATAGCCTCCCGGCGATCTTTCCCGTAGGTGATGAGTTTCCCGATCATTGAGTCGTAGTGGGGCGGAATCACGTAGCCGGCGTAGGCGTGGCTATCGAGGCGCACGCCTCGGCCCCCTGGCGAGTAATACATTTCAATCCGGCCTGGGGACGGCAGGAAGTCATCGAACGGGTCTTCCGCGTTGATTCGGCATTCGATGGCGTGGCCCTTGATGTTGATATCGCTCTGCGACAGCCGGAGCGGTTCCCCCATCGAGATCAGGATCTGTTGCTTGATCAGATCAATCCCCGTCACTTCTTCCGTGATGGGATGCTCGACCTGAATTCTTTTGTTGACCTCCAGGAAGTAGAAGTTGCCGTGGTCGTCCACGATGAACTCGACCGTGCCTGCGTTGGTGTAATGAGCCATTTCGGCGAGGCGGATTGCGGCCTTGCCCATTCTTTTCCGCAGGTCTTTGTGTTTATTCTCCACGAGCGGCGAAGGGGTCTCCTCGACAACTTTCTGATTTCTCCTCTGGATCGAGCAATCCCGTTCCCCAAGGTGAATGATATTGCCGCGGTTGTCGGCAAGGATTTGGAATTCAATGTGGTGCGGATTCTCAATGTATTTTTCGATATAGACTGCCGAATTCCCGAAGGCCTTTTCGGCTTCGTTCCGGGCGGTGTGATACCCTTTTACCAAGGAAATATCATTGTGAGCGGCGCGCATCCCGCGTCCGCCTCCCCCGGCAACTGCTTTGATCATGACGGGATAGCCAATCCGTTTTGCCGTGGAGAGGGCCTCTTGCTCGTTCTCGACAATTCCATCCGAACCAGGCGGAACAGGCACGCCAGCCTTTTTCGCCAGGGCACGGCTCACGGCTTTGTTCTCCAACGATGTCATGGCCTGCGAATTCGGACCGATGAACCGGATGTTGCAGTTCTCGCAAACGTCGGCGAAATGAGCATTCTCGGAAAGGAATCCGTATCCCGGGTGAATGGCATCGACATCAGCGATTTCGGCGCCGCTAATGATACGGTCGATTCGAAGATAGCTCTCGCTGCTGGGAGCTTTGCCGATGCAGATGGCTTCATCGGCAAGTTGAACGTGCATTGAGTTCATATCCGCCTCCGAATAAACGGCCACCGTGCGGATATTTAATTCCTTGCAGGCACGAATGATACGAACGGCTATCTCCCCGCGGTTGGCTACCAGAATCTTCTCGAACATCAGTAGGATTGGAGGGAAAAACAGTCTTAGGTCGGTCTCCCAGGCTAGGTTGGGCGAATCTTGAACAGAGCCTGCCCGAACTCAACTGGCTTTGCATTATCCACCAGCACCTGCGTAATCACACCTTTGGCCTCGGCCTTGATCTCGTTCATGACTTTCATCGCCTCAATGATACAAACGATGCTGTCCTGATTAACCTCGGTGCCAACTTCAACGTAGTTGGCCGACTCCGGGGAAGGCGCTCGGTAGAATGTCCCGACCATGGGCGACTTGATCTCGAGTTCAGAGGTTGGTTGACTTGATTGAGAACCGACGGGAAGCAACGAAATCGGGGCGGGCTGGGACTGGACACCCGGGAGCGCCACGACGGGATTCTCGTCCATTCCGGATGCCTGAGGGAGACCGTTCGACCCGCGCTTCAGTCTGATCTTGAAGTCCTGTTTTTCGAGCTCGAATTCCGAGATGGAATTCTTTTTCATCAAGTCAATGATAGCCTTAATGTCTTTCAGGTCCACAGAATCGGTCCTTGGGTCATGCAGATGAACGTTTCTTTGCCGTGTTCATTAAGCAAAAAAGCAGCAGCCGAAACTCGACTCTGCTCTGCCTGGTTAACGTAAACTGGAATGGATGGTAGTTAGCCCAAATCAAGCCGTCAAGCCATTACTGGCGCTTGCCTCGGCTCAGGATTCTGCTGAATTATTCAGTGAAATGGCCGGTTTATCGCCAAATCAAGTTAT
Coding sequences:
- a CDS encoding ABC transporter ATP-binding protein yields the protein MPALLDLEKVTKRYDSPGGEAPLPILKDVRLTVASGDSVAIIGPSGSGKSTLLNIIGTLDKPTDGRVLLEGEDLSALDEDRLAQIRNRQIGFIFQAHHLLPQCSVLENVLVPTLASKDTGIRNTAEGRARQLLQRVGLGERFSHRPGELSGGERQRVAVVRALINQPHLLLADEPTGALDRASAQNLAQLLVELNQETGVALILVTHALDLAHRMRRVFELRDGALQPAASNQ
- the accC gene encoding acetyl-CoA carboxylase biotin carboxylase subunit codes for the protein MFEKILVANRGEIAVRIIRACKELNIRTVAVYSEADMNSMHVQLADEAICIGKAPSSESYLRIDRIISGAEIADVDAIHPGYGFLSENAHFADVCENCNIRFIGPNSQAMTSLENKAVSRALAKKAGVPVPPGSDGIVENEQEALSTAKRIGYPVMIKAVAGGGGRGMRAAHNDISLVKGYHTARNEAEKAFGNSAVYIEKYIENPHHIEFQILADNRGNIIHLGERDCSIQRRNQKVVEETPSPLVENKHKDLRKRMGKAAIRLAEMAHYTNAGTVEFIVDDHGNFYFLEVNKRIQVEHPITEEVTGIDLIKQQILISMGEPLRLSQSDINIKGHAIECRINAEDPFDDFLPSPGRIEMYYSPGGRGVRLDSHAYAGYVIPPHYDSMIGKLITYGKDRREAMDRMSRALSEYIITGVKTTIPFEQAILQDPNFRRGVYSTNFIDQLLGGARRELIEEKA
- a CDS encoding sulfatase, with translation MKTDSLLHAFLICFALGLIDATAAAPASRPPNIILFVADDHGQDAGCYGNKIIQTPNLDRLAGEGTRYTRAFCTTASCSASRSVILSGLHNHANGQFGHQHSFHHFYTYNSVKSLPVILAENGYRIGRIGKFHVQPEEVYKFQTILGGNPGGARNPVGMAERCREFVSRTDAPFFLYFCTADPHRSGDRREDNPHQPDAFGNGRRYEGVQETAYDSKQIRVPPWLPDTPESRAELAEYYQSVSRVDQGLGRLIEVLKQSGEYDRTILIYTSDNGAAFPGSKTTLYEPGMRLPLVVRNPFATKRGLVSDAMVSWVDLTPTILDFAGIKEVLAPPLVAGNPEVAAPRKQPATRYAFHGRSFAATLEQEKPGGWNEVFASHTFHEITMYYPMRVIRTERYKLILNLAHPLPFPFASDLFDSTTWQAALKSGRGVYGQRRIGDFIQRPRYELYDLETDPHEIRNLADKPEAQAVFKELSEKLKAFQQRTRDPWIVKYEYE
- a CDS encoding sugar kinase, which translates into the protein MSVLIVGSTALDSIFTPKGKRPRLLGGSASHASVAASFFSPVHLVGVVGDDFPQAYLNLYRRHGINLEGLQIEPGKTFHWAGEYEVNMNNRRTLKTELGVFEKFSPELPESMRNVRFVLLANIAPSLQHRVLDQMRKPRFVIADTMDLWLNIAKDDLLRLLRRIDALVLNDSEARLLTGDDNVISAVEKIHRLGPRHVIVKKGEHGSFLSSHRGFFLAPAFPLKKLVDPTGAGDSFVGGLIGYLASRPGPIEANLRGAIIYGTAVASFCCEGFGLERTTAINRKAIDQRVKLLERLVRF
- the accB gene encoding acetyl-CoA carboxylase biotin carboxyl carrier protein codes for the protein MDLKDIKAIIDLMKKNSISEFELEKQDFKIRLKRGSNGLPQASGMDENPVVALPGVQSQPAPISLLPVGSQSSQPTSELEIKSPMVGTFYRAPSPESANYVEVGTEVNQDSIVCIIEAMKVMNEIKAEAKGVITQVLVDNAKPVEFGQALFKIRPT
- the thiE gene encoding thiamine phosphate synthase; this translates as MKPLNECFLYTFVDLAYLANRPPETVAERLCQGGSDLIQLRAKNLTEPEVRRVAERILPITSRAGVGLVINDFPELAQSVGAQVCHLGQEDFFEASHVHRSAWPTLRDPLRLGLSSHSPSQANRAVAAGADYVAVGPVFRTGTKPTAEPVTLELVRWAAHNLTLPWFAIGGINLGNLGSVLEAGARRICVVSAILQAPDIADACLQFKRQLDCQPG